The DNA window AATGGCCTGCGCCTTGTCCGGCTGCTGCAGATAGAGGTAGGCGGACGCCGCCCAGCGCTGGGCATAATCCGGCACCGTGCGCCCTTCCGCCTGCAGGGTTTGATACTCGCTCACCACGTCGGCCATTCGATAACGCGCCAGCAGCGCGCCAAGGCGATCGATACGCGCCTGTTGATAGCTGTCCTGCGCCTCCGGCAGCGGCCGCCACTGCGTCAGCAGTTGGTCATAGCGCGCCAGCGCGCGATCGGCGATGACGAAACGTTCCTGTTCGCCGCGAGCATCGATAAACGACAACCGCACCAGCTCGGCGGCTTCATCCGCCTGCAGGCGCCGCTGCTGCACGGGCGGCAATGTCAGCCCCTGGCTTTCACGCAGTGCCGGATCCGCAACCCGATTCGCCGCCAGCAGCGTCACGTAATAAGCCTGAATTCCGGTGTCGGACGGCGTCAGCGCACGGGCATGGGTAACGTTTTCCAGCGCCGCCCAGCTGCGGCCGGCGGTCTGGTCCACATAGGCGCGCGTCAGATACCACGTTGCCGGCTCCAGCAGCTTCTCCGCTTTTGCTGCTTCCGTTTGCGCCTGCACATCCTGCCCGGCATCCGCCAGCGTCATCACATAGCCGCGCTGCAGACCGCCGTCGGCGGGAGCGAGCTGCAACGCCGCACGCCACAGGCGCAGCGACGGTTGCCACTGCTTCAGGTTGCGATAGGCGCGGGCCGCCGTCGCCAGACTGGCGCTATCCCGCTGCAGCGCGGCGCCGTCGGCACGCCAAAGCGCGACCACCTCTTCATCGTGGCCGGCCCAGCCGGCCACCTGGATATAATCGGCTCGCTGCTGCAGGCTCAACCCCTCCCGAGCGCGCCGCTGCGATAAATACGCCAGCACCGGCGCGGTATCACCCGACCTGGCCTGACGGATCAGTGCGTCATAGCGTTCATCCGCCAGCGCGGCGGCCGGCAGGGATAAACCGATAAACAGCAATGACGCCGCATATTTGGTGGCGTGGCGTTCGGTAAAGCGTAATGAACGCGAGTTAACTTTAGGCACGAGGCATTCCTTTAATCCGTGAGCTGCTGTCCTGGCAAAGTGGAAATGCGAGCAGGCACCCGAAAAATCGGCTAAGGCCGTCGGGTAATAAGCATGGAGTAATGAATATTTCTGTCTGGCGCACGCTTAAATAGAATCGAATGCGCCTTTGCCTAAAAAGAGTATTTTATAAATCTGCCGATGAATACCGCAGCCAGGTGATATCTGAATAAAAATGGAATTTCACAATTGTTAATAAGTGAAATAATAAAAATTAAACCCATAAAAATCATAAACATAAATTTATATCATAATCAATATTCTTACTTTCACTCTACCATGTGAAATTGTATAAAAACCGGTGTGATATTTGATTTTAATTATCATTATCACCCATCGACAGGGTTATTAATCCAAGTGACTAATTAAATAATCTTTCTTGCCGGCAAAAATAATAAGAATATTGCTCACCAGAAAATTAAATTTGCCTGCTAATAATTATTGCTTTCAATTTAAATTCCCCTACGGCTACGTTCCTGCTGGCTATCTCCCGGACATGCCGTCACAATAGCGCCTCATTCAGATTTTCATCAGGGATCGCCATGTTCAGCCACTACCCCGCCCATTACCTCTTCGACCGCGACAGCGACGCCTGGCAGATCGGTTTCCACGACTTCCCCGAGTGGCAATCGGCCTGCTATAAACGCGAAGACATCGAGCTGGAAGCGCAGGAAAGCCTGCTGGCCGCCATCGCCGCCGCGATGGACGAAGGGCTGCCCCTGCCCGCCCCTTCCCCTCTGCAAACCGATGACTTGAGGGTACACCTGCCGGCGCTGGTGGCGCTGAAGATCGAGCTGCACAACGCCATGCTGCGCAAAAACATCGGCAAAGCGGCGCTGGCGCGCCAGCTGGGATTCAACGGCGGGCAAATGGAGCGGTTGCTGGATATCGGCTACGCCTCGAAGGTTGAAGCGCTGGAACAGGCGCTGTATCTGTTGGGCTATGAAGTGCGCGTGACAATAAGCGAAGTTTGCCAATAAGTTAGCTGCAGGTAAGCAAAATATTATCCGCAAGGGCTAAATTTTCCCCAGTTGGCGCCGATGTGATCGTTACCTAATCACTTGTCGCAACAACGAAGGCTAAAAATGGAGTGGAGTCGCCGTCATATTTGGGCCGTTATTCTGCTGTCTTGTCTCGTTTTTTGGGCCATTTTGGTGACCGGCATCAACGCCCTCGCCTGAGCGCCTGCCACCGCATTGCCACCCCCCGATTTTGCAGCCCGCCACGGCGGGCTACTTCCTGTCGCTTGCCGATGAAAAGCGTTATAAAACAGCACAGGCAGGTCAAAAAACAGCCAAAAATTGTGATCAAAAACACAGTATTGAAATCAGACCAGTATTGAGAGTACATTAGCGCCGATCCTGTCGCGGTTCAGATTTTACCTCACGGAGCATGAGGCGCGACAACCGGACAACCCGCGCTCGAGGACGTTGTTCTTTCGCTTGGAAGAACCCGCCCGACAAGCTGGTTGCCCATAAAATACTCAGCACAACAATCGGGATCATTGCTGGCGAGGACTCCAGACAGGAGTTGTTCAGTGAAATATTTTTTGATGGGCGTGTCATTCATGCTGGTTGCCTGGGTTGGCACCTTCATGTTGATGGTTGCCTGACCAGGAATACAGCCAAAGGGACGCGCAAGCGTCCCTTTGTCGTTTCAGTCTACGATTATTTTCCCGGCATCATGCGGCGCAAGGTGTCGTCCTTACGCAGGTAGTGGTGATACAGCGCCGCCAGCGCATGCGCGCCAATGATAAAGTAGCCGATGTTGGCCAACGTCTCATGCACCGTTTTGACCAACTTGCGCATCACCGGATCCGGCGTCACCCATTGCGGTACCGGCCATCCCAGCAACGTCCACGATTTTCCGCCGTAGGCTAGGGTTAACATCCCCAGCAGCGGCAACATCAAGAACACTACGTACAGCAGCCAATGGAAGATCTTGGCGCCCACTTCCTGCCATTCGGCCAACGGTGGCGTGGTCGGCGGCGCCGCGTGAAAGGTGCGCACCGCCAATCGAATCAGCATCAGGGCAAAGACCGACACCCCAAAGTTAAAGTGCAGATTTTTGACCATCGGCGCCCACTCGTCCGGCACCGAATCCTTCAGCAACATCGCCGCATAGGTGAGGATCACCATCAGCAACGTCAGCCAATGTAAAACGATTTGCGATCGCGCGTAGCGGTTGCTCATACACTCTGTCCAAAAAATAAAACTCAGCGTAGTCGAGCATAATGGGGAAATAATGAAGAAAACCTTGGGTCGGAAAAAAATAAGGCCGGGCGGGCGCCCGGCCTGACGGGATTATTTGGCGCCGCCGCCTTTGCCCGGCTTCAGCAGTCCGTCTGCGCGGAACATCGCCTTGATGCCGCGCACCGCCTGACGAATACGGTCCTGATTCTCGATCAGCGCGAAACGCACATGAGTATCGCCGTAATCGCCGAAGCCGATGCCCGGTGAGACGCAAACCTTCGCTTCCGCCAGCAGACGCTTGGCGAACTCCAGCGAGCCGAGGTGGGCATAAGGTTCGGGAATTTTCGCCCACACGTACATCGACGCCTTCGGATTTTCCACCATCCAGCCGGTCTCATGCAGCCCCTTCACCAGCACGTTGCGGCGCTGCCGATACTGTTCGGCGATATCGCGCACGCACTGCTGATCGCCTTCCAGCGCGGCGATGGCCGCCACCTGCAGCGGCGTGAAGGTGCCGTAGTCGTGATAACTTTTGATGCGCGCCAACGCGCTGACCAGCTCGGGGTTACCGACCATGAAACCGATGCGCCAGCCGGCCATGTTGTAGCTTTTCGACAGGGTGAAGAACTCCACCGCAATGTCTTTCGCCCCCGGCACCTGCATGATCGACGGCGCTTTCCAGCCGTCATAGACGATGTCGGCATAGGCCAGATCGTGGATCACCAGCACGTTGTACTGCTTGGCCAGCGCCACCACCCGTTCGAAGAAATCCAGCTCCACGCACTGCGCGGTCGGGTTGGACGGGAAGCCGAGGATCATCATTTTCGGACGCGGAATGGTTTCCCGAATGGCGCGCTCCAGCTCACCGAAGAAATCCACGCCGTCCACCAACGGCACCGAACGCACCTGTGCGCCGGCGATCACCGCGCCGTAAATGTGGATCGGGTAGCTGGGGTTCGGCACCAGCACGGTATCGCCGTGATCGAGGGTCGCCAGCATCAGGTGCGCCAGCCCCTCTTTCGAACCGATGGTGACGATGGCTTCGCTTTCCGGATCGATATCCACCTGATAACGATCGGCATACCAGCGCGAGATGGCGCGGCGCAGGCGCGGAATGCCACGCGAGGTGGAGTAACCGTGGGTGTCGTCGCGCTGGGCGACGGCGCACAGTTTTTCCACGATGTGCGGCGGAGTCGGGCCGTCGGGGTTACCCATGCTGAAGTCGATAATATCCTCGCCGCGACGGCGTGCGGCCATCTTCAGTTCGGCGGTGATGTTGAATACGTAAGGGGGAAGGCGTTCAATGCGCGTGAAACGGCGCTGTGGACTGTTATCAGCCATAGGGGATTCCTCGATAAACGTTAGCGCCCGGACCGTCCGAGCGACGCTGGCCAGCGAACTGACCGAATATCGAACATAGCGCAGCGCCGACGAGCTTGTCGATACCCGGCGCGATATTTTTATTTGCCGCCCTGAAACTCCGCCGCCAGCAGCCCGAACAGCCAGTCGTCTCGCCACTCTCCCGCCAGGCGGAAGTTATCGCGCAGCGTGCCTTCCAGCTGAAAACCGCACGACTCCAGCAGACCGCGCGAGGCGAGGTTGCCGGAGGTCACGGTAGCGGTCAGCTTGTGAAAACCGCAGGCGTTCACCGCAAAATCCAGCACCGCCCGCAGCGACTCCTTGCCATAGCCCTTGCCCTGCCCGGCAGGCAAACTGCCGTATCCCACCTCCGCTTGCCGATACGGCAGCCACTGCGGGCGAAAGCCGGTAATGCCCACCGCCTCCCCGCTGTGCTTCTCACGCATCACCAGGCACAGCCACTGATCGCCGTGTTTGTCCCAGGCCGGCAGCCGCGCGTCGAAACGCTCGCGGATCGCCGCTTCGCTGAGCGGATCGGCGATATAGCGGATCACCTCAGGATCCTGGTAAAGGCGCAGAAACAGCGGCCAGTCCTCGGCGGTTATCGACTGTAAGTGCAGACGTTCAGTGACCAGCTTCATAAAATCTCCGAAAAACGAAAAAGAGGAACTTACGAATGAAAGATATCTCTTTATTTTCCCCGATTGGTTGCCGATAATCATTCACGTTAAAACCACAAAACCATAACGTCTTGCCCGATTCCCTACAACTGCCCGCCGCAGTCACTCACGCGGCACCAGGAGAACACTATGGCCTCTTTAGTCATCGACGATATTCCGCAGGCGATTGTTAACGTCAAGCGCCAGCTGCGCCAGGCATTGCCGAACTACCGCGAAGTCTTTCAGGCGCTGGAAGAGAACATCCGCGGCCAAGTCGAACAGATCCGACGCGAGCTGGCCGCCGGCCACAATCCGGTGCCGCAGATCGACGCGGAAGATATCCTGCAGCAACGCGTCAGCGAGCAGCACATAGCGCTGATCAAGCAGCGCGGCGCCTGCGCCATTCGCGGCGTGTTTCCGCGCGCCAAAGCCGAGGGCTGGAATCGCGAAATCGGCGACTACCTCGAGCGCAACAACTTCGTCGAGCGGTTGAAAAACGCCGCCGAAGACAACTATTTCGGCAAGCTGGCCGCCAGCAAGCCGCAAATTTACGGCATCTATTGGTCGAAACCGCAGGTTGAAGCGCGGCAGGATGCGCGCATGCACGCAGTGCAGGTGTTCCTCAACAGCCTGTGGGCCACCGAGAGCAACGGCAAACAGCATTTCGATCCGACCCGCGTCGCCACCTACGCCGATCGCACCCGCCGCCGCCCGCCGAACTCCTCGTCGCTGGGCCTGTCGCCGCACGTCGACAGCGGCACCATCGAGCGCTGGCTGGACGAAAACTTCCGCTATGTGTATCGCCACGTGTTCTCCGGCGACTGGCAACAGTACGACCCCTTCGCCGCCGACGGCCGCACCGAGGTGCGCGAGATAGCCTCCCCGGCGGTCTGCTCGATGTTCCGCACCTTCCAGGGCTGGACGGCGCTGACGCCGCAGCGCACCAACGCCGGCACGCTGAACCTGGTGCCGATCGCCAACGCCATGGCCTACGTGCTGCTGCGCGCGCTGCAGGACGACGTCGCCGACGACGATCTGTGCGATGCGGCGCCGGGCCGCGCGCTGTCGATCTCGGAAAAATGGCATCCCCTTTTATTAAGTGGGATTTCCCCTATTCCCGACCTAGAGCCGGGCGACACGGTATTTTGGCATTGCGACGTGATCCACGCGGTGGAGAACGAGCATAACGGCAAGTTCGACAGCAACGTGATGTACATCGCCGCCGCACCGGGCTGCGCGAAAAACGACGCCTACCTGCAGCGCCAACTGCCGAGCTTTATCGACGGCAGAACGCCGCCGGACTTCGCTCCCGACGACTTCGAAGTGGATTTTGACGGCCGCGCCACCGCCGATCTGCTGACGCCGCTGGGCAAAACGCAGCTCGGCATGCGCTGACCGCCGGCCTGAGCCACGGGCCTTTCTCGCTGTGGTATACTGCCGCCATCCGTAGGCCGCAGCGAGAACCCGTCGTGCACCCTTTTTTTGAAATGCTGTTGGCGGTGTTTGATCGCGCCGCGCTGATGTTGATCTGTCTGTTTTTCCTGACCCGCACCCGGCTGTTCCGCCAACTGCTGCAAAAAGAAGATCATACGCCGCTCGAACTCGGCATCGTCACGGCGATCTTCTCACTGTTTGCGCTGTTCAGCACCTATTCCGGCATCAACGTTGAGGGATCGCTGGTCAACGTGCGCGTCATCGCCATCATGGCCGGCGGCATCCTGTTCGGCCCCTGGGTGGGGATCGTCACCGGCATCATCGCCGGTGTGCACCGCTACCTGATCGACATCGGCGGCATCACCTCGGTGCCCTGCCTTATCACCAGCATCATCGCCGGCATCAGCGCCGGCTACATCAATCTCAAGGTGAAAAAAGAGCAGCGCTGGCGCGCCGGCATCGTCGGCGGCATGCTGTGCGAATCCCTCACCATGCTGCTGATCGTGCTGTGGGCCAAACCGACCGAGCTCGGGCTGGATATCGTGTCGCAGATTGCCCTGCCGATGATCCTCGGCACGGTGTGCATCGGCCTGATCGTGCTGCTGGTGCAGAGCGTCGAAGATGAAAAAGAGGTGATCGCCGCGCGTCAGGCCAAGCTGGCGCTGGATATCGCCCACAAGACGCTGCCCTATTTCCGCAATATCAACAGCGAATCGCTGGCCACCATCTGCGATATCATCCGCCAGGACATCCGCGCCGATGCGGTGGCGATCACCGATACCCATCAGGTGCTGGCCTACGTTGGCGTGGGGCGCGAAGCCTACCCGATCGGCCGCGAAGGGTTGAGCCGCGTCACCCGCGAAAGCATTCGCCACGGCAAAATCATCATCAAGAACAACCTGGAAAACCCGGCCGCGCCGCAGATCCATTCGCAGCTGGTGGTGCCGCTGTGGGAAAAAGGCGAAGTGACCGGCGCGCTGAAGATTTACTACTGCCACGCCCACCAGATCACCAACACGCTGAAGGTGATGGCGGTCGGGCTGTCGCAAATCATCTCCACGCAGATGGAGGTTTCCCGCATCGAGCACCTGCGCCAGATGGCGGACAAGGCCGAAATGCGCGCGCTGCAGAGCAAAATTAACCCGCACTTCCTGTTCAACGCGCTGAACGCCATCTCTTCCTCTATCCGGCTGAATCCGGACACCGCGCGCCAGCTGATCATCAACCTGTCGCGCTACCTGCGCTACAACCTGGAGCTGAACGACGAGCTGATCGATATCCGCAAGGAACTGCACCAGATTCAGGACTATATCGCCATCGAACAGGCGCGCTTCGGCGCCAAGCTGACGGTGATTTACGACATCGACGACGACGTCTCGGTGCGCATTCCAAGCCTGCTGATCCAGCCGCTGGTGGAGAACGCCATCGTGCACGGCATCCAGCCCTGCAAGGGGAAAGGGGTGGTGGTGATCGCGGTGAAAGATCAGGGCGACCGGGTGAAAATTTCGGTGAAGGACACCGGCCACGGCATCAACCAGGACACCATCGACCGGGTGGCGCGCAACGAGATGCCGGGCCACAATATCGGCCTGCTCAACGTGCATCATCGCGTGTCGTTGCTGTACGGTGAAGGCTTGCATATTCGCCGCCTGGAACCGGGCACCGAAATCGCGTTTTACATCAGCAAAAACGGCGGCAAACTGCATCAGGAACCGAGCGCGCCGCCGATCGGGGAGGCCTCATGAAAGCCATTATCGTGGAAGACGAATTCCTCGCGCAGGAAGAACTCAGCTACCTGATCAAGAAACACAGCAACATCGATATCGTCGCCACCTTTGAGGATGGCCTCGATGTCCTCAAATACCTGCAGACGCACCAGGTCGACGCCATTTTTCTCGACATCAACATCCCGTCCCTGGACGGCGTGCTGCTGGCGCAAAACATCAGCAAGTTCGCCCATCGGCCGTCGATCGTGTTCATCACCGCCTATAAAGAGCACGCGGTGGAAGCCTTCGAGATAGAGGCGTTCGACTATATCCTCAAGCCTTATCACGAAGCGCGCATCGTCACCATGCTGCAAAAGCTGGAGGCATTGCATCAACGCCCCGCCGGCGCGGCCGAGCCGGCCAGCGCGCCAAGCCGCGGCAGCCACAGCATCAACCTGATCAAAGACGAGCGGATCATCGTTACCGACATCAACGATATCTATTACGCCGCCGCCGATGAAAAGGTGACGCGGGTCTATACCCGCCGGGAAGAGTTCGTGATGCCGATGAACATCACCGAGTTTTACGGCCGGCTGCCGGAAGAGCATTTCTTCCGCTGCCACCGCTCTTACTGCGTTAACCTGGCGAAGATCCGCGAGATCGTCCCCTGGTTCAACAATACCTACATTCTGCGGCTGAGCGATCTCGAGTTTGAAGTGCCGGTCAGCCGCAGCAAGGTGAAAGAGTTCCGCAAGCTGATGCGCCTGTAAGCGCTTACCAGCGCGGGCCCGGACGGTAGTAATAGCCCGGCGGCGGCGGTGGCGGCATGCGGTAATGCGGCCGATCGCGCCAGTCGCGCGGCGGCGGCCCGTAGTAGATCACCCGTGGCGGCGGGCCATAGTAGTAACCGCGCGGGCGTTCATACCGGTGGTGATCGGCCCACCAGCGCGGATCGCGCCAGCGATAGCCGTCCCAGTAGTGGCCGCGATTGTCGCGATCGCCGATATGCAACGACAGGCCCGGCACGTTCACGCCGATGGACACATCGGCCTGGCTCGCCAGCGGCAGCGCCAACAGCGCAGCCAGTAACAACAGCGTTTTTTTCATTTCATGGACTCCTGCAGAACGGACCTTGTCCGATCGCAGATAACATAGTCCCGCGCTCACCGCCGCTCTATAGGCGCAATGCCGATTTACGCCTTTCAGACGCATCCTTCACAATTTCACCACAATCGTTCACCGGCGATTAACAATAAATCGTTGATATCTTTGATGTAGATCACGTGTCACCCGCGGCATTTCACGCGCTTTTCGGCGCAAAAACGGCAACTCACGCCGCATAAAATGCATTTCATTCCTTCCGTCGTGCAACTCATTCCCGATCCGCCGTCCACCGGGAGAGCCGGCCATATAATAAGCCCATACCGCGGGAACGTTGATTCACCCCGCAAATTTCAGCCAGCGGCTCACGCCCGGCAACGCACACACAGGAAGGAGACCGGCCATGAACACCAAACCGGCAAATCGCAGCTTAATCGTTCTCGGCACCATCATCTGTCAGATGGGTCTGGGCACCATCTACACCTGGAGCCTGTTCAACCAGCCGCTGGTCGACAAGTTCCATTGGGGGCTGGCGGACGTCGCCACCACCTTCTCCATCACCAGCTTCTTCCTGGCCTTCGCCACGCTGTTCGCCGGCAAACTGCAAGAGCGTTTCGGCATCCGCAACCTGACGCTGTGTGCCGGCATTCTGGTCGGCCTGGGCCTTATCGCCAGCGCCCACGTCAGCTCGCTCGACATGATCTACCTGCTGGCCGGCGTAGTGGTGGGCTTTGCGGTCGGTATCGCCTACATCTCCACCCTGTCCAACCTGATTAAGTGGTTCCCGGCCAACAAAGGCCTGATTTCCGGCATCTCCGTCGGTGCCTTCGGCAGCGGCAGCCTGCTGTTCAAATACGTCAACGCCGCCCTGATCGCCGACGTCGGCGTTTCCGGCGCCTTCTTCTACTGGGGTGTCATCGTGATGGGCCTGATCGTCGTCGGTTCGCTGCTGCTGAAAGAGCCGGTGCTGGCGACCCGCACCGCACAGCAAGGCGCCAACGGCCTGGGCAACGACTTCAGCGTGCGCCAGATGCTGGCCACCAAAGAAGCCTACCTGCTGTTCACCATCTTCTTCGCTGCCTGCATGAGCGGTCTGTACCTGATCGGCATCGTGAAAGACATGGGCGTTCAGCTGGCCGGGATGGACTTGGCTACCGCCGCCAACACCGTATCCGCCGTCGCTATCTTCAACACCGCCGGCCGCATCATCCTGGGCACGCTGTCCGATAAAGTGGGCCGTATGCGCGTCATCAGCTTCACCATGCTGGTTACCGTGCTGGCGATTGTCGCACTGAGCTTCATGACGCTGAACCACACGCTGTTCTTCATCTGCGTCGGTGCAGTAGCCTTCTGCTTCGGCGGCAACATCACCGTGTTCCCGGCGATTGTCGGCGACTTCTTCGGCCTGAAAAACCACAGCAAGAACTACGGCATCATCTACCAGGGCTTCGGCCTGGGCGCGCTGGCCGGTTCGTTCGTCGCCAAATACTTCGGCGGCTTCCACGCCACCTTCATGGTGATTGGCGTCCTGTCCGCCGCCTCCCTGCTGATTACGCTGTTCATCAAAGCGCCGAAAGCAGTGGAAGTGGAAACCGAAGAAACCGCACAGGCGGCGGAGCTGGCCAAAGCCTGATCCCCGCGAAAACGACAAGGGGCGCAACCTGTGGGTTGCGCCCCTTTTTATTGTTCTGCCGCAGAGCTTACAGCTGCATGCCCAGCGTCTGGCGCAGATGCGCGCCGGCTCCCAGCAGGCCCGGTTGGCCATGCGTGATCATGAACACCGGGATGTCGCGCACATAGTCGCGGAAGCGCCCCTTGTCTTCAAAGGCGGCGCGGAAGCCCGAAGCCTTGAAGAATTCCATAAAGCGCGGCACGATGCCGCCGGCGATGTACACGCCGCCAAAGGTGCCCAGAGTCAGCGCCAGGTTGCCGCCGAAGCGCCCCATGATCACGCAAAACAGCGACAGCGCACGGCGGCTGTCGATGCAGCTGTCGGCCAACGCCCGCTCGGTGATGTCCTTCGGCTCCAGCTTTTCCGGCAGGCGGTTGTCCGCCTTGACGATGGCGCGATAAAGGTTGACCAGGCCCGGCCCGGACAACACGCGCTCGGCGGAAACGTGCCCCACTTCCGCGCGCAGCACCTCCAGAATAATGTCCTCTTCTTCGCTGTTCGGCGCGAAATCGACATGGCCGCCCTCGCCCGGCAAGCTGACCCAGCGGCGATCGACCTGCACCAAATGGGCAACGCCCAGCCCGGTGCCGGCGCCGTACACTGCGATCGGTTTGCCCGGCTGAGCCTCGCCGCCGCCAAACTGCAGCACGTCGTCCGGCGAGAGCATCGGGATCGCCATCGAGACGGCGGTGAAATCATTGATCACCTCCAGATGACTCAGCCCCAGGCTGGCCTTCATCGCTTTGATCGAGAACGCCCAGCTGTGGTTGGTCATCGCCACCCAGTCTTCGGTCACCGGGCAGGCGATGGCGATACAGGCGTCCTGCACCTCGATATCGCACTCTTTCAGGTAGTGGCGGATCACCGCCTCCAGGCTGTCGAACTCCAGGCCGGAATAGGTTTTCGCCTGGGTAATCTCACCCGTCGCAACAGTGCACAACGCCAGGCGGGCATTGGTGCCGCCAACATCACCTACGAGGGCATAGGTCATTGATTTCGTCTCCGTAAAATGAAAAATAAACAGCTGCCCACACTGTAAAATCCTGCCGCAAAAACAACAATCACCCGCCTCGGATCTGCGCCCCAAT is part of the Serratia surfactantfaciens genome and encodes:
- a CDS encoding cytochrome b, which codes for MSNRYARSQIVLHWLTLLMVILTYAAMLLKDSVPDEWAPMVKNLHFNFGVSVFALMLIRLAVRTFHAAPPTTPPLAEWQEVGAKIFHWLLYVVFLMLPLLGMLTLAYGGKSWTLLGWPVPQWVTPDPVMRKLVKTVHETLANIGYFIIGAHALAALYHHYLRKDDTLRRMMPGK
- the alaC gene encoding alanine transaminase yields the protein MADNSPQRRFTRIERLPPYVFNITAELKMAARRRGEDIIDFSMGNPDGPTPPHIVEKLCAVAQRDDTHGYSTSRGIPRLRRAISRWYADRYQVDIDPESEAIVTIGSKEGLAHLMLATLDHGDTVLVPNPSYPIHIYGAVIAGAQVRSVPLVDGVDFFGELERAIRETIPRPKMMILGFPSNPTAQCVELDFFERVVALAKQYNVLVIHDLAYADIVYDGWKAPSIMQVPGAKDIAVEFFTLSKSYNMAGWRIGFMVGNPELVSALARIKSYHDYGTFTPLQVAAIAALEGDQQCVRDIAEQYRQRRNVLVKGLHETGWMVENPKASMYVWAKIPEPYAHLGSLEFAKRLLAEAKVCVSPGIGFGDYGDTHVRFALIENQDRIRQAVRGIKAMFRADGLLKPGKGGGAK
- a CDS encoding DUF1479 domain-containing protein, giving the protein MASLVIDDIPQAIVNVKRQLRQALPNYREVFQALEENIRGQVEQIRRELAAGHNPVPQIDAEDILQQRVSEQHIALIKQRGACAIRGVFPRAKAEGWNREIGDYLERNNFVERLKNAAEDNYFGKLAASKPQIYGIYWSKPQVEARQDARMHAVQVFLNSLWATESNGKQHFDPTRVATYADRTRRRPPNSSSLGLSPHVDSGTIERWLDENFRYVYRHVFSGDWQQYDPFAADGRTEVREIASPAVCSMFRTFQGWTALTPQRTNAGTLNLVPIANAMAYVLLRALQDDVADDDLCDAAPGRALSISEKWHPLLLSGISPIPDLEPGDTVFWHCDVIHAVENEHNGKFDSNVMYIAAAPGCAKNDAYLQRQLPSFIDGRTPPDFAPDDFEVDFDGRATADLLTPLGKTQLGMR
- a CDS encoding DUF2502 domain-containing protein codes for the protein MKKTLLLLAALLALPLASQADVSIGVNVPGLSLHIGDRDNRGHYWDGYRWRDPRWWADHHRYERPRGYYYGPPPRVIYYGPPPRDWRDRPHYRMPPPPPPGYYYRPGPRW
- the glk gene encoding glucokinase: MTYALVGDVGGTNARLALCTVATGEITQAKTYSGLEFDSLEAVIRHYLKECDIEVQDACIAIACPVTEDWVAMTNHSWAFSIKAMKASLGLSHLEVINDFTAVSMAIPMLSPDDVLQFGGGEAQPGKPIAVYGAGTGLGVAHLVQVDRRWVSLPGEGGHVDFAPNSEEEDIILEVLRAEVGHVSAERVLSGPGLVNLYRAIVKADNRLPEKLEPKDITERALADSCIDSRRALSLFCVIMGRFGGNLALTLGTFGGVYIAGGIVPRFMEFFKASGFRAAFEDKGRFRDYVRDIPVFMITHGQPGLLGAGAHLRQTLGMQL
- a CDS encoding LytR/AlgR family response regulator transcription factor; protein product: MKAIIVEDEFLAQEELSYLIKKHSNIDIVATFEDGLDVLKYLQTHQVDAIFLDINIPSLDGVLLAQNISKFAHRPSIVFITAYKEHAVEAFEIEAFDYILKPYHEARIVTMLQKLEALHQRPAGAAEPASAPSRGSHSINLIKDERIIVTDINDIYYAAADEKVTRVYTRREEFVMPMNITEFYGRLPEEHFFRCHRSYCVNLAKIREIVPWFNNTYILRLSDLEFEVPVSRSKVKEFRKLMRL
- a CDS encoding sensor histidine kinase, with amino-acid sequence MLLAVFDRAALMLICLFFLTRTRLFRQLLQKEDHTPLELGIVTAIFSLFALFSTYSGINVEGSLVNVRVIAIMAGGILFGPWVGIVTGIIAGVHRYLIDIGGITSVPCLITSIIAGISAGYINLKVKKEQRWRAGIVGGMLCESLTMLLIVLWAKPTELGLDIVSQIALPMILGTVCIGLIVLLVQSVEDEKEVIAARQAKLALDIAHKTLPYFRNINSESLATICDIIRQDIRADAVAITDTHQVLAYVGVGREAYPIGREGLSRVTRESIRHGKIIIKNNLENPAAPQIHSQLVVPLWEKGEVTGALKIYYCHAHQITNTLKVMAVGLSQIISTQMEVSRIEHLRQMADKAEMRALQSKINPHFLFNALNAISSSIRLNPDTARQLIINLSRYLRYNLELNDELIDIRKELHQIQDYIAIEQARFGAKLTVIYDIDDDVSVRIPSLLIQPLVENAIVHGIQPCKGKGVVVIAVKDQGDRVKISVKDTGHGINQDTIDRVARNEMPGHNIGLLNVHHRVSLLYGEGLHIRRLEPGTEIAFYISKNGGKLHQEPSAPPIGEAS
- a CDS encoding GNAT family N-acetyltransferase, encoding MKLVTERLHLQSITAEDWPLFLRLYQDPEVIRYIADPLSEAAIRERFDARLPAWDKHGDQWLCLVMREKHSGEAVGITGFRPQWLPYRQAEVGYGSLPAGQGKGYGKESLRAVLDFAVNACGFHKLTATVTSGNLASRGLLESCGFQLEGTLRDNFRLAGEWRDDWLFGLLAAEFQGGK
- the ypdK gene encoding membrane protein YpdK, translating into MKYFLMGVSFMLVAWVGTFMLMVA
- a CDS encoding transcriptional regulator; translated protein: MFSHYPAHYLFDRDSDAWQIGFHDFPEWQSACYKREDIELEAQESLLAAIAAAMDEGLPLPAPSPLQTDDLRVHLPALVALKIELHNAMLRKNIGKAALARQLGFNGGQMERLLDIGYASKVEALEQALYLLGYEVRVTISEVCQ
- a CDS encoding L-lactate MFS transporter; protein product: MNTKPANRSLIVLGTIICQMGLGTIYTWSLFNQPLVDKFHWGLADVATTFSITSFFLAFATLFAGKLQERFGIRNLTLCAGILVGLGLIASAHVSSLDMIYLLAGVVVGFAVGIAYISTLSNLIKWFPANKGLISGISVGAFGSGSLLFKYVNAALIADVGVSGAFFYWGVIVMGLIVVGSLLLKEPVLATRTAQQGANGLGNDFSVRQMLATKEAYLLFTIFFAACMSGLYLIGIVKDMGVQLAGMDLATAANTVSAVAIFNTAGRIILGTLSDKVGRMRVISFTMLVTVLAIVALSFMTLNHTLFFICVGAVAFCFGGNITVFPAIVGDFFGLKNHSKNYGIIYQGFGLGALAGSFVAKYFGGFHATFMVIGVLSAASLLITLFIKAPKAVEVETEETAQAAELAKA